In the genome of Microcoleus vaginatus PCC 9802, the window TCGCTGGCGGGGACTGCGCCGGGAGGAAGCAGCAACTTCGTCTAGCAATTCTTGCGTCAGCAATTTGATCGGAGGGGACTGCACAACAGATATCCTGTATTTAATAGTTTTTGAACAAATGGGCTAGTCTGGGATCATCGTTATCAGCATCTCTTGACACATGGAAATCGCAACTCAGGTGCGTATCACTAAGGCAATGCGTTTGTCAAGTATCTTTAGAAAAAGTATTAGCCCGATCGCCCTTTCGACTATTCTAGTCTGCGCCAGTAGCGTTTCTGCCTCTGAACCGAGGGTGGCACTGTTAATTCAGCAGGAATTCCCACAGCAGCAACTTAAAGAAGAAATTCGCGATCGAGTTCAAGAAGAAGTTGACATTGCTTTCGGGCGCACGGCGCTACTGCTTAACGGGCTGATAATTGCCCTAACTTTGTTTCCGACAGCAGCCGGAGTCGGTGTGTGGTTTCTGTTGAGCAAATTGTCCAAGCAGACAACAATTGCCCGCCAAGAAATTGAAAGTCTCCATTATGATACAATCTCTCAATTAAAACTATTAATTTCGGACGCTGAAACTATCTTAGGCGAAATTCAACAGCAAAGTCACCCGGCAGAGGCAGAAACAGACCTTTTATTCCCCGATGCCCAAATTCAAGAATTTGCTCCGGTTAACTATGGCAATTACCAAAAGTTATTGACGGCCGGCGACTATGCTAAACAGGGAGATGCTTGTTTCTTTGAAAACCGTTATCAAGATGCGATCGCAGCTTACGATCAGGCCCTGCAAATTCAGCCGGATTTAGCCGATACTTGGAATAACCGAGGAGTAGTGCTGACGAGAATGCAGCGGTATCCAGAGGCGATCGCCTCTTACGAACAAGCTACTACAATTCGCCCGAATTATCCCGACGCTTGGAACAATCGAGGTGTGGTATTGTTGGAGTTGCAAAAGTACCAGGAGGCGATCGGCTGTTACGAACAGGCAATTCAAGCCAAACCCGATTATGCCGATGCTTGGAACAACCGAGGCGTTGCTTTCTCAAAAATGCAGGAGTACGAACAAGCAGTAATTTCTTACAATCATGCGCTACAAATCAAAAATGATTATACTGACGCTTGGAACAATCGAGGCGTTGCACTCTCCAAATTGCAAAAATACGAAGCGGCGATTGATTCCTACGACAATGCTGCTAAAATTCGACCTGACTTTTACAGAATTTGGTACAATAAAGCCCGATGTTATGCACTGCAAGGTAAAATTGAATTAGCAATTGAAAATTTAAAGCGCGCCCTCAATCTCAATCCGAATGTGTGTAAAGAGTTGGCCAAAAGTGAAGCTGATTTGGAGAAGATTCGCGAACACGAC includes:
- a CDS encoding tetratricopeptide repeat protein, whose product is MEIATQVRITKAMRLSSIFRKSISPIALSTILVCASSVSASEPRVALLIQQEFPQQQLKEEIRDRVQEEVDIAFGRTALLLNGLIIALTLFPTAAGVGVWFLLSKLSKQTTIARQEIESLHYDTISQLKLLISDAETILGEIQQQSHPAEAETDLLFPDAQIQEFAPVNYGNYQKLLTAGDYAKQGDACFFENRYQDAIAAYDQALQIQPDLADTWNNRGVVLTRMQRYPEAIASYEQATTIRPNYPDAWNNRGVVLLELQKYQEAIGCYEQAIQAKPDYADAWNNRGVAFSKMQEYEQAVISYNHALQIKNDYTDAWNNRGVALSKLQKYEAAIDSYDNAAKIRPDFYRIWYNKARCYALQGKIELAIENLKRALNLNPNVCKELAKSEADLEKIREHDAFKQLIN